In the Populus trichocarpa isolate Nisqually-1 chromosome 1, P.trichocarpa_v4.1, whole genome shotgun sequence genome, one interval contains:
- the LOC7470543 gene encoding uncharacterized protein LOC7470543, producing MDWFSWLSKTGLEPSLVYEYGLAFAHNELEEEDIPYFNHEFLQSMGISIAKHRLEILKLARKEKGKSPRAMARVLVAIKRTKRCLAKYIRTWIRSEESALVLLQRPGYGTRWRGTMLKRNKKLMMSKQGRLLLTNGSFSNTPMISAGPTLDSFSSPVIYDLNKEKLDQGGDEGYWTTGVEEIRWDTMFQNLKPT from the coding sequence ATGGATTGGTTCTCATGGCTATCAAAAACTGGCCTTGAGCCTTCTCTTGTGTATGAATACGGCCTTGCTTTTGCTCACAATgagcttgaagaagaagatatacCTTACTTTAATCATGAGTTTCTTCAAAGCATGGGGATATCAATAGCCAAACATAGGCTTGAGATCCTCAAGCTTGCAAGAAAGGAGAAAGGAAAGAGCCCTCGTGCCATGGCAAGGGTTCTTGTTGCAATCAAGAGGACAAAGAGGTGTCTAGCTAAGTACATAAGGACATGGATTCGCAGCGAGGAGTCAGCTCTTGTTCTTCTTCAAAGGCCTGGTTATGGTACCAGATGGAGAGGAACTATGTTGAAGAGGAACAAGAAGTTGATGATGTCTAAACAAGGTAGGTTGTTGCTTACAAATGGTAGCTTTTCAAACACCCCTATGATTTCTGCTGGCCCAACCCTTGATAGTTTTTCAAGCCCTGTGATTTATGATCTCAACAAAGAGAAGTTGGATCAGGGTGGTGATGAGGGGTACTGGACAACTGGTGTTGAAGAGATCAGGTGGGATACCATGTTCCAGAATCTGAAACCAACATGA
- the LOC7473026 gene encoding amino acid transporter AVT6E, with protein sequence MDSNYTTISNNSYVDLQIRDDPQNPLPQRKTHIKLHPLHEVENFIGNGQSLDDDDQDDFDIDDYPLVSKKKTSKDSGIYGAVFNLTTSIIGAGIMALPATMKVLGLVLGFILIIVMGILSEISVELLVRFSVRFKASSYGEVVRFALGKPAKVLSEICIIVNNAGVLVVYLIIIGDVMSGSLHHVGVFDQWLGNGFWDHRKLVILVVVVVFLAPLCALDKIDSLSLTSAASVALAVVFVVVCFIVAFVKLIEGKIESPRMTPDFGSKQAILDLLVVIPIMTNAYVCHFNVQPIYNELEGRSPQKMNRVGRITTVLCVVVYASTAISGYLLFGKDTESDVLTNFDKDLGIRFSSALNYIVRIGYILHLVLVFPVVHFSLRQTVDVLVFEGSAPLSESRKRSLALTAVLLALIYFGSTMIPNIWTAFKFTGATTAVSLGFIFPSLVALRLSQSGEDLNAGEKFLSWLMLILAIIVSIVGVIGNIYSLKSDSE encoded by the coding sequence ATGGATAGCAATTACACAACCATATCAAATAACTCATACGTAGATTTACAAATACGTGATGATCCTCAAAACCCATTACCCCAAAGAAAAACCCACATCAAATTGCACCCTCTTCATGAAGTTGAGAATTTTATTGGCAATGGTCAAAGTCTTGACGACGACGATCAAGATGATTTTGACATTGATGATTATCCACTCGTttcgaaaaagaaaacaagtaaaGATTCTGGTATTTATGGTGCCGTTTTTAATCTCACTACTTCCATTATTGGGGCTGGGATTATGGCCTTACCTGCTACAATGAAGGTTCTTGGATTGGTTTTgggatttattttgataatagtCATGGGTATTTTGTCTGAAATTAGTGTTGAATTGTTAGTTAGGTTTTCAGTTCGGTTTAAGGCTTCTTCTTATGGTGAAGTTGTTCGGTTTGCCTTGGGGAAACCTGCTAAGGTTTTGTCTGAAATTTGCATCATTGTGAACAATGCCGGTGTTTTGGTTgtgtatttgataattataGGTGATGTCATGTCAGGATCGCTCCATCATGTCGGGGTTTTCGACCAGTGGTTAGGAAATGGGTTTTGGGATCATAGGAAGTTGGTGATTTTGGTTGTTGTGGTGGTTTTTTTAGCACCCCTTTGTGCATTGGATAAGATTGATTCTTTGAGCTTGACTTCGGCTGCTTCTGTGGCTCTGGCTGTGGTTTTTGTTGTGGTATGTTTTATTGTTGCTTTTGTTAAGCTCATTGAAGGGAAAATTGAGTCCCCTAGGATGACTCCTGATTTTGGTTCGAAGCAGGCTATTTTGGATTTGCTTGTGGTGATTCCGATCATGACAAACGCTTATGTTTGCCACTTCAATGTTCAGCCTATATACAACGAGCTTGAAGGACGATCACCTCAGAAAATGAACAGGGTGGGCAGGATCACCACTGTTCTTTGCGTTGTGGTTTATGCTTCAACTGCGATATCAGGTTATTTACTTTTTGGCAAGGATACCGAATCTGATGTGTTAACCAATTTTGACAAGGACCTTGGAATTCGTTTTAGCTCTGCCTTGAATTATATTGTTAGGATTGGCTACATTCTTCATTTGGTTCTCGTTTTTCCTGTTGTTCATTTCTCTTTAAGACAAACAGTGGATGTCTTGGTGTTTGAGGGATCAGCTCCGCTTTCAGAGAGTAGGAAGAGGTCTTTGGCCTTAACAGCTGTTCTATTGGCACTGATTTATTTTGGGTCTACTATGATTCCAAATATTTGGACTGCTTTCAAATTTACAGGGGCGACAACGGCAGTTTCATTAGGTTTTATATTCCCATCTCTTGTTGCATTGAGGTTAAGTCAGAGTGGGGAGGATTTAAACGCTGGAGAGAAGTTTTTGTCATGGCTGATGTTAATATTGGCTATAATAGTTAGTATTGTTGGAGTGATTGGCAATATTTATAGCCTCAAAAGCGATTCTGAATGA
- the LOC7470542 gene encoding protein NUCLEAR FUSION DEFECTIVE 4 isoform X1, translating to MPNIVLKAGSRPPWVGLAAAVWVLIAAGNGYNFPLYSPSLKSVLGLNQQQITILGVANDIGENIGLLPGIACNKFPPWALLSVGVVFCFLGYGVLWLTVTQTVIGLPYWLIWVALVVATNSTTWFGTAVLVTNMRNFPLSRGTVSGILKGYAGIAAAVYTVIYKLVLKESDSELLLILTLGIPILCLAMMYFIRPCSPASGVDSSEHVHFIFSQVASVLLALYLLITTIISGVVSLSDTVSYILVLIMVIILMSPLAIPVKMTLFPAEHKRHVPPSDSSDHLVPKEGESTPTDSLLTPSSSGTNLGSFYENEDALDAGMLLAVGEGAVKKRRPRRGEDFKIREALIKADFWLLWVVSFLGVGAGVTVLNNLAQIGVAFGLEDTTLLLTLFSFCNFVGRIGSGAISEHFVRLKMIPRTLWMTFALMVMLMTFILFAFALNGILYAAIPLLGISYGVLYAIMVPTVSELFGLKHFGLIYSFMGLGNPIGALLFSGMLAGYVYDAEAAKQSSSSCVGPDCFKVTFLVLAGVCGLGTILSIILTVRIRPVYELLYSGGSFRLPQTSGH from the exons ATGCCAAATATAGTTCTAAAAGCAGGTAGTAGACCACCTTGGGTGGGCTTGGCAGCAGCAGTATGGGTTTTGATAGCTGCTGGGAATGGCTACAACTTCCCTCTCTACTCTCCTTCACTTAAATCTGTGTTGGGTTTGAACCAGCAGCAAATAACAATCTTGGGTGTGGCTAATGATATTGGAGAGAATATAGGTTTGCTCCCTGGCATTGCCTGCAACAAATTCCCTCCTTGGGCTCTGCTTTCTGTtggtgttgttttttgtttcttgggCTATGGTGTTCTCTGGCTTACTGTTACCCAGACTGTTATTGGCTTGCCCTATTGGCTG ATATGGGTTGCGCTTGTTGTAGCCACTAATAGCACTACATGGTTTGGCACAGCTGTGCTTGTAACCAACATGAGAAACTTCCCTCTCAGTAGAGGCACTGTTTCAGGGATTCTCAAAGGTTATGCTGGGATCGCAGCTGCAGTATATACTGTGATATACAAACTGGTGCTTAAAGAATCAGATTCAGAGCTTCTCCTAATTCTTACACTTGGCATTCCCATTTTATGTTTAGCAATGATGTACTTTATTCGGCCCTGTTCTCCAGCTTCTGGAGTAGACTCTTCAGAGCATGTCCATTTTATTTTCAGTCAAGTGGCAAGTGTTTTGCTTGCTCTTTATCTTCTCATAACCACAATAATAAGTGGTGTGGTTTCTCTAAGTGATACTGTTTCAtacattttagttttgataatgGTTATTATTCTGATGTCTCCTCTCGCAATTCCAGTCAAAATGACCCTTTTCCCTGCAGAACATAAGAGACATGTCCCACCTAGTGATTCTTCAGATCATTTGGTCCCAAAAGAAGGTGAATCAACCCCAACGGATTCTTTGTTGACACCATCTTCTTCAGGTACTAATCTCGGTAGTTTTTATGAGAATGAGGATGCTTTGGATGCGGGCATGCTTCTTGCTGTAGGTGAGGGAGCAGTGAAGAAAAGGAGGCCCAGGAGAGGTGAGGATTTTAAAATTCGTGAGGCTCTTATCAAGGCTGATTTCTGGCTTCTTTGGGTTGTAAGCTTTCTTGGGGTTGGTGCTGGAGTTACCGTTCTCAATAATTTGGCTCAAATTGGTGTTGCATTTGGACTGGAAGACACAACGCTTTTGCTTACTCTCTTCAGCTTTTGCAATTTTGTTGGCCGTATTGGCTCAGGCGCCATTTCAGAACACTTTGTAAG GTTGAAAATGATCCCTCGAACCTTGTGGATGACATTTGCACTAATGGTCATGCTCATGACCTTCATTCTTTTTGCATTTGCTCTTAATGGAATTCTTTATGCTGCTATTCCTCTGCTTGGCATCAGCTATGGGGTCCTGTATGCTATAATGGTGCCAACTGTTTCCGAGCTTTTTGGCTTGAAACACTTTGGTTTAATTTACAGCTTCATGGGGCTAGGCAATCCTATTGGTGCACTTCTTTTCTCAGGTATGCTTGCTGGTTATGTATATGATGCGGAAGCAGCTAAGCAAAGTAGCTCTTCTTGTGTTGGCCCCGATTGCTTCAAGGTGACATTCCTGGTTCTAGCTGGAGTCTGTGGGTTGGGTACAATCTTGAGCATAATTTTGACAGTTAGAATTCGGCCAGTTTACGAACTGCTTTATTCAGGGGGTTCTTTTCGCCTGCCTCAAACATCTGGCCATTGA
- the LOC7470542 gene encoding protein NUCLEAR FUSION DEFECTIVE 4 isoform X2, which yields MVFSGLLLPRLLLACPIGWLHSSLLLQIWVALVVATNSTTWFGTAVLVTNMRNFPLSRGTVSGILKGYAGIAAAVYTVIYKLVLKESDSELLLILTLGIPILCLAMMYFIRPCSPASGVDSSEHVHFIFSQVASVLLALYLLITTIISGVVSLSDTVSYILVLIMVIILMSPLAIPVKMTLFPAEHKRHVPPSDSSDHLVPKEGESTPTDSLLTPSSSGTNLGSFYENEDALDAGMLLAVGEGAVKKRRPRRGEDFKIREALIKADFWLLWVVSFLGVGAGVTVLNNLAQIGVAFGLEDTTLLLTLFSFCNFVGRIGSGAISEHFVRLKMIPRTLWMTFALMVMLMTFILFAFALNGILYAAIPLLGISYGVLYAIMVPTVSELFGLKHFGLIYSFMGLGNPIGALLFSGMLAGYVYDAEAAKQSSSSCVGPDCFKVTFLVLAGVCGLGTILSIILTVRIRPVYELLYSGGSFRLPQTSGH from the exons ATGGTGTTCTCTGGCTTACTGTTACCCAGACTGTTATTGGCTTGCCCTATTGGCTG GCTTCACTCTTCGTTGCTGTTGCAGATATGGGTTGCGCTTGTTGTAGCCACTAATAGCACTACATGGTTTGGCACAGCTGTGCTTGTAACCAACATGAGAAACTTCCCTCTCAGTAGAGGCACTGTTTCAGGGATTCTCAAAGGTTATGCTGGGATCGCAGCTGCAGTATATACTGTGATATACAAACTGGTGCTTAAAGAATCAGATTCAGAGCTTCTCCTAATTCTTACACTTGGCATTCCCATTTTATGTTTAGCAATGATGTACTTTATTCGGCCCTGTTCTCCAGCTTCTGGAGTAGACTCTTCAGAGCATGTCCATTTTATTTTCAGTCAAGTGGCAAGTGTTTTGCTTGCTCTTTATCTTCTCATAACCACAATAATAAGTGGTGTGGTTTCTCTAAGTGATACTGTTTCAtacattttagttttgataatgGTTATTATTCTGATGTCTCCTCTCGCAATTCCAGTCAAAATGACCCTTTTCCCTGCAGAACATAAGAGACATGTCCCACCTAGTGATTCTTCAGATCATTTGGTCCCAAAAGAAGGTGAATCAACCCCAACGGATTCTTTGTTGACACCATCTTCTTCAGGTACTAATCTCGGTAGTTTTTATGAGAATGAGGATGCTTTGGATGCGGGCATGCTTCTTGCTGTAGGTGAGGGAGCAGTGAAGAAAAGGAGGCCCAGGAGAGGTGAGGATTTTAAAATTCGTGAGGCTCTTATCAAGGCTGATTTCTGGCTTCTTTGGGTTGTAAGCTTTCTTGGGGTTGGTGCTGGAGTTACCGTTCTCAATAATTTGGCTCAAATTGGTGTTGCATTTGGACTGGAAGACACAACGCTTTTGCTTACTCTCTTCAGCTTTTGCAATTTTGTTGGCCGTATTGGCTCAGGCGCCATTTCAGAACACTTTGTAAG GTTGAAAATGATCCCTCGAACCTTGTGGATGACATTTGCACTAATGGTCATGCTCATGACCTTCATTCTTTTTGCATTTGCTCTTAATGGAATTCTTTATGCTGCTATTCCTCTGCTTGGCATCAGCTATGGGGTCCTGTATGCTATAATGGTGCCAACTGTTTCCGAGCTTTTTGGCTTGAAACACTTTGGTTTAATTTACAGCTTCATGGGGCTAGGCAATCCTATTGGTGCACTTCTTTTCTCAGGTATGCTTGCTGGTTATGTATATGATGCGGAAGCAGCTAAGCAAAGTAGCTCTTCTTGTGTTGGCCCCGATTGCTTCAAGGTGACATTCCTGGTTCTAGCTGGAGTCTGTGGGTTGGGTACAATCTTGAGCATAATTTTGACAGTTAGAATTCGGCCAGTTTACGAACTGCTTTATTCAGGGGGTTCTTTTCGCCTGCCTCAAACATCTGGCCATTGA